In Opitutus sp. ER46, the following are encoded in one genomic region:
- a CDS encoding non-canonical purine NTP pyrophosphatase, with the protein MLIHFASGNAHKVAELQLLADAAHAPVRIVSARDVGGMPPVVEDAGTFVGNARKKALALRAKLPADAWTLADDSGLCVDALDGGPGVESAYYAGPQGDSAANLAKLVTVMRDVPPERRRAHFTCVLLLAGPDGRELMCEGRCEGRLLVAPRGGQGFGYDPLFVPDGHEQSFAELGETVKNVISHRARAWAKFVAARPWAT; encoded by the coding sequence ATGCTGATCCACTTCGCCTCCGGTAACGCCCACAAGGTTGCGGAGCTGCAATTGCTCGCGGACGCGGCGCACGCGCCGGTGCGGATCGTGTCGGCGCGGGACGTCGGCGGCATGCCGCCCGTGGTGGAGGATGCCGGGACGTTTGTCGGCAACGCGCGCAAGAAGGCGCTGGCGCTGCGGGCCAAGCTGCCGGCGGACGCGTGGACGCTTGCGGACGACAGCGGGCTGTGCGTCGATGCGCTCGACGGCGGGCCGGGCGTGGAGTCGGCGTATTACGCGGGGCCACAGGGCGACAGCGCGGCGAATCTGGCGAAGCTGGTGACGGTGATGCGCGACGTGCCGCCCGAGCGGCGCCGGGCGCATTTCACGTGCGTGCTCCTGCTCGCCGGGCCGGACGGTCGCGAGTTGATGTGCGAAGGCCGCTGCGAAGGTCGGCTGCTGGTCGCGCCGCGCGGAGGGCAGGGGTTTGGCTATGACCCGCTTTTCGTCCCCGACGGCCACGAGCAGAGCTTCGCAGAGCTCGGCGAAACCGTGAAGAACGTGATCAGCCATCGCGCCCGCGCCTGGGCGAAGTTTGTGGCCGCCCGCCCCTGGGCGACGTGA